GCCGCCCCGGTGAATGCGCTCAGCGGCCTTCGTCTTTGGCGGAGGCCGCTGTCGTGTTCACGGGGCTGTCTGATCCACGCTGTGCCACCAGCGGCGCGTTGGTGACCGGTCACGACGACGGGGCACCACCGCGCCGCCCGTCCCCGGCCGGCTGACCCCACTCTGGTGCCGCGCCGTCCCCGTGCCGCTGCGGCCCGGCACCAGAACGGGTTCGTTATGGCTACCGGGGATCCGCGGCAAGCCGCAGCGATTGGTCACAAGGCTCTGGATGAGGCTGGTCGGCTCACCTCACGAAGGGCCGCCGACGACCTGCGGCAGCTCAGCGCTTTCGCCAACAAACACCCCAGGGTTCAAGAAGCAGCGGCCCTTCGTGAGCGGATCGCGGCTACCGTCTCTGCATGAGCACCTCGGCATCGGCACCCGCCCGTCGCGCTCTCGAAATTGCCTGTGCTGCTGTCGGCCTGGACGCTGGCAGCGCCGAGCCGGTACGGCTGACCGAAAACCAGATCTGGAGACTTCCCTCCGAACGCGTGATCGTCCGCATCGCGCGAGCGGGGCAGGCCGCAGCGACACGGAGGGAAGTCCGTGTCGCGCGGTGGCTTGCACAGCATGAAGTACCGGCCGTTCGCTTGGCCAACGTGCCACAACCTCTTGACGCTGACGGCCGGCCAGTGACCTTCTGGGAGGAACTTCCACCACAGGAACACGGCACCTCCGTCGACGTGGCGGAGCTGCTCCTCCAGATCCATGCGCTGCCCGTCCAGGAGCTCGAACTCGGGTACCTTGATCCCTTCGTGCGAATTGCGGAGCGACTACAAGAGGCTTCGACCCTCGCCGAAGACGACCGAGCGTGGCTCCACAGCCTCTGCCAAGACCTCACAGCAGCATGGGCAGACAGGCCCGCAGGGAGAGACGACTGCGCCGTCCACGGCGACGCCTGGCCGGGCAACTTCGTCCTACTCGTGGGCGGAGGCAGAAGGGTCATGGACCTGGAGCGGTTCTCGATAGGCCCACCAGAATGGGATCTCGTATCAACCGCCGTACGAGCCACAACAACCGGTGCAGTCACCGAAGCCGAATACGACGCGTTCTGCACCGTGTACGGATATGACGTCACCGAATGGCCTGGGTACGAGATTCTGGCTGGAGCTCGGGAGCTGCGGATGGCGACGTACGCGGCCCAGCACGCGGCCAGCAACCCAGCATGGGCTGGTGAGGCCAAGTACCGAGTCGACTGCCTGCGCGGACGGCATGGCCCGCGACCGTGGCAGTGGAAAGGGATCATGTGATTAAGGCGTCGTGCGGTAGGCAGCCAACGAGACCGCCTGTCAATCCTCGGCTGTTCAGGGCCTGGCAGGCGGCGAGCGACAGCTCGCGCCAACCG
This portion of the Streptomyces canus genome encodes:
- a CDS encoding aminoglycoside phosphotransferase family protein translates to MSTSASAPARRALEIACAAVGLDAGSAEPVRLTENQIWRLPSERVIVRIARAGQAAATRREVRVARWLAQHEVPAVRLANVPQPLDADGRPVTFWEELPPQEHGTSVDVAELLLQIHALPVQELELGYLDPFVRIAERLQEASTLAEDDRAWLHSLCQDLTAAWADRPAGRDDCAVHGDAWPGNFVLLVGGGRRVMDLERFSIGPPEWDLVSTAVRATTTGAVTEAEYDAFCTVYGYDVTEWPGYEILAGARELRMATYAAQHAASNPAWAGEAKYRVDCLRGRHGPRPWQWKGIM